Proteins from a single region of Methanotorris igneus Kol 5:
- a CDS encoding serine protein kinase RIO, whose product MHEKEFNLDEIDEFELDREYQKRVIERERKFFEELKTENEVFDKRTLMILFSLLAGKHIDEFIGVISSGKEAVVFSAKKGRRYRAVKIYRVATCDFKTMHKYIQGDPRFHLRKSSRRQIIHAWVEKEFRNLRRAGEVVNAPKAILRRENVLVMELVGKRGVPAPRLKDVEVDYEKFYEIITRDMKKLYCEAELVHGDLSEYNILVKDDKPVYIDFSQSVVTQHPLSKALLIRDVKNICNFFKRKGVDCDYRELYEYITGEKLHPIDEEIAQL is encoded by the coding sequence GTGCACGAAAAAGAATTCAATCTTGATGAAATAGATGAATTTGAATTGGATAGAGAATATCAAAAGAGAGTTATAGAAAGGGAGAGGAAATTTTTTGAAGAATTGAAAACAGAAAATGAGGTATTTGATAAAAGAACTTTAATGATCTTATTCAGCCTATTGGCAGGGAAACATATAGATGAATTTATTGGGGTTATAAGCTCTGGAAAAGAGGCTGTTGTTTTTAGTGCTAAGAAAGGAAGAAGATACAGGGCCGTTAAAATTTATAGAGTAGCTACGTGTGACTTTAAAACAATGCACAAATATATCCAAGGGGATCCAAGATTTCATTTGAGGAAGAGTAGTAGAAGGCAGATTATACACGCATGGGTTGAAAAGGAATTTAGAAATTTAAGAAGAGCAGGGGAAGTTGTAAACGCTCCTAAGGCAATATTAAGGAGAGAAAACGTTCTTGTGATGGAATTGGTTGGGAAAAGGGGAGTTCCTGCTCCGAGGTTGAAAGATGTTGAGGTTGATTATGAAAAATTCTATGAAATAATAACTCGAGATATGAAAAAACTCTACTGTGAGGCAGAATTGGTTCATGGTGATTTATCTGAATATAATATTCTCGTAAAAGATGATAAGCCAGTATATATTGACTTCTCTCAGAGCGTTGTAACTCAACATCCACTATCAAAGGCCTTATTAATAAGGGATGTCAAAAATATATGTAACTTTTTCAAGAGAAAAGGAGTGGATTGTGATTATAGGGAACTTTATGAATACATAACAGGAGAAAAACTACATCCTATTGATGAAGAAATCGCACAGTTGTAA
- a CDS encoding KH domain-containing protein, protein MAMNFSDVVMHGNVETVKIPKNRIGVLIGKKGQTKKTIERELGVELEISKDGDVTIYSTEKQKDALATWKARDIVMAIGRGFSPENALKLLSDEYVLEIIDITEYASSENALRRLKGRVIGSGGKSRKYIEDLTGARVSVFGKTVAILGEFESVQIAKEAVEMILRGSSHAKMYKFLERERQKIKRKAFELWKK, encoded by the coding sequence ATGGCTATGAATTTTAGCGATGTTGTTATGCATGGAAATGTTGAGACTGTAAAGATTCCAAAGAATAGAATTGGTGTTTTAATTGGGAAAAAAGGTCAAACAAAAAAAACAATTGAAAGGGAGTTAGGTGTTGAACTCGAAATTAGCAAAGATGGTGATGTCACAATATACTCAACTGAAAAACAAAAAGATGCTCTTGCTACTTGGAAGGCAAGAGACATTGTAATGGCGATAGGAAGAGGGTTTTCTCCTGAAAATGCTTTGAAGTTACTTAGTGATGAATATGTATTGGAGATTATAGATATAACTGAATACGCAAGTTCTGAAAATGCTCTGAGAAGATTGAAGGGTAGAGTTATTGGTAGTGGCGGAAAATCAAGAAAATATATTGAAGACTTAACTGGGGCAAGGGTTTCAGTATTTGGAAAAACCGTTGCTATATTAGGAGAGTTTGAGTCCGTCCAAATTGCAAAAGAGGCAGTTGAGATGATATTAAGAGGTTCATCTCATGCTAAGATGTATAAGTTCTTAGAAAGAGAAAGACAAAAAATCAAAAGAAAGGCATTTGAATTGTGGAAAAAATAA
- a CDS encoding phosphatase PAP2 family protein, producing MERNRIIIRLLLYPFAYLMWGGLMWYSQIVNPIDLTHYLSYIPFCNAEFYATLQGLPPQIIEFFRVIYLYSFTFCIVGGIGYYLLIKKNFLKSDIMLVDLALGWLFAGLIYTFFVVQAPFDVGVAKDLVDFKLMWICTKPTYEIPSLHTAYSILIALHFKEEEGDIKYIFYALAILIPISTLIMGQHWIVDVITGILYGFFLYKFPKTIHIKIHKGIDFICGYIKPCTNCAHGVDNGKINK from the coding sequence ATGGAAAGGAATAGAATTATTATTAGGTTGCTTTTGTATCCTTTTGCATATCTAATGTGGGGAGGGTTGATGTGGTATTCCCAAATAGTGAACCCCATTGATTTAACCCATTATTTATCTTATATTCCATTTTGCAATGCAGAATTTTATGCCACGTTGCAAGGATTACCGCCACAAATCATTGAGTTTTTTAGAGTAATTTATCTATACTCATTTACATTCTGCATAGTTGGAGGGATTGGTTACTATTTACTAATAAAGAAAAATTTTTTAAAATCTGATATAATGTTGGTTGACTTGGCATTGGGTTGGCTGTTTGCTGGGTTAATCTATACGTTTTTTGTGGTTCAGGCACCATTTGATGTTGGTGTTGCAAAGGATTTAGTTGATTTTAAATTAATGTGGATATGCACAAAGCCAACTTATGAAATCCCATCCTTACATACTGCATATTCTATTCTAATTGCTCTACATTTTAAAGAGGAAGAAGGGGACATAAAATATATCTTCTATGCATTAGCCATCTTAATCCCAATATCTACACTAATAATGGGGCAGCATTGGATTGTTGATGTTATTACTGGCATTTTATATGGGTTCTTTTTATATAAATTCCCGAAAACTATCCACATTAAAATTCATAAGGGCATTGATTTCATCTGTGGATATATAAAGCCATGCACAAACTGTGCGCATGGTGTAGATAATGGAAAAATCAACAAGTAA
- a CDS encoding YkgJ family cysteine cluster protein encodes MEKSTSKNENKKTNAKINLKNKNSKILKIMGSYTCGIAWYCKKCGGCCDSPTVTKKDIVNIAKYLGLSFNEVIEKYLRYFDGKMGEIKEVRGRCIFLDKRRCTIYKARPLICKLRPFSPQFKNGKLVLTYDIWFLKHCRGFFIGDMKIDKKYFKYAEILVKSLGFEEETPKEEFNRLKKRLKNAHEN; translated from the coding sequence ATGGAAAAATCAACAAGTAAAAATGAAAACAAAAAAACAAATGCAAAAATAAACTTAAAAAATAAAAATTCGAAAATTTTGAAAATAATGGGTTCTTACACTTGTGGCATTGCATGGTATTGTAAAAAATGTGGAGGATGTTGCGATTCACCAACCGTTACAAAAAAAGACATTGTAAACATTGCTAAGTATCTTGGATTATCTTTTAATGAGGTTATTGAGAAGTATCTGAGGTATTTTGATGGCAAAATGGGAGAAATAAAGGAAGTTAGAGGAAGATGCATATTTTTGGATAAAAGGAGATGCACCATTTATAAAGCAAGGCCTTTAATTTGCAAACTTAGGCCATTTTCCCCCCAATTTAAAAATGGAAAATTGGTTTTAACTTATGATATATGGTTTTTGAAGCATTGTAGGGGTTTCTTTATTGGGGATATGAAAATTGATAAAAAATACTTTAAATATGCAGAAATATTGGTAAAATCCTTAGGTTTTGAAGAAGAAACTCCAAAAGAGGAATTTAATAGATTAAAGAAGAGATTAAAAAATGCCCATGAAAACTAA
- a CDS encoding DUF128 domain-containing protein, whose amino-acid sequence MGDDVDKKLIEILSILAEANKPIGAKIIADELKKRGYDIGERAVRYHLRILDERKLTKKVGYVGRVITQKGLEELEKANISYRLGSIFSQIMEKLYLADYRNGIAVVNKSIVYGDHNEIKDTILKVLEFGLGVGDKVNIVEEKNYTRIETLCSVTFDNWLLSHGILPIPKYGGIVKFEDYEPVQFEGVINYKSTSVDPLEAFIMQRKTDVWGVIENGEGYVPANFRVIPKEAKEKFEKLLKKDTLNCILSYGEDNVLGLNVEEDEIGIALVGGLSPVAALVEKGYYVELNAASTIKKVSFMEKVNKRKIVPQKKKSGIRIKSVLSKMFNNMAKVTYDINKEDGNVIVNVGYVEKKYYDDVVEILKEAYKKGLGISDRFGIKEEDGLIKISTICASTLDGILSNYGIPIIPCYGGVLEIGEEKERFIDIISYEGSSLDPHEVFFNKVDCETSILAGFREVPMCAREDLIDLVKVLGWNGIKEIGRPNNEVYGVSVEKNMCGVVTIGGMNPLAMIKEHEIPIEIKALHEIVKFSELVKYDEI is encoded by the coding sequence ATGGGAGACGATGTCGATAAAAAACTTATAGAGATTCTAAGTATTTTAGCAGAGGCAAATAAACCCATAGGGGCAAAAATCATTGCGGATGAGCTAAAAAAGAGGGGTTACGATATTGGGGAGAGAGCCGTAAGATACCACCTAAGGATTTTAGATGAGAGGAAATTAACAAAAAAAGTTGGTTATGTTGGAAGGGTAATAACTCAAAAAGGACTTGAAGAACTTGAAAAGGCAAATATTTCATACAGATTAGGTTCAATATTTTCCCAAATTATGGAAAAGTTATATTTAGCTGATTATAGGAACGGTATAGCAGTAGTGAATAAATCAATCGTCTATGGAGACCATAACGAAATAAAAGATACCATCTTAAAAGTCCTTGAATTTGGATTGGGTGTTGGAGATAAGGTAAATATTGTTGAGGAGAAAAATTATACAAGAATTGAAACATTATGTAGTGTCACTTTTGATAACTGGCTTTTAAGCCATGGTATCTTGCCTATTCCAAAATATGGAGGTATTGTTAAGTTTGAGGATTATGAACCTGTTCAGTTTGAGGGTGTTATTAACTACAAATCTACATCTGTTGACCCTCTTGAAGCATTTATCATGCAAAGAAAAACGGACGTGTGGGGAGTTATTGAAAATGGAGAAGGTTATGTTCCTGCAAACTTCAGGGTAATTCCAAAAGAGGCAAAAGAAAAATTTGAAAAATTATTAAAAAAGGATACTCTAAACTGTATTTTAAGTTATGGGGAAGATAACGTCCTCGGATTAAATGTGGAGGAGGATGAGATTGGTATTGCATTAGTTGGGGGGCTTTCACCAGTAGCAGCACTTGTTGAGAAAGGTTATTATGTTGAATTAAACGCCGCTTCAACAATCAAAAAAGTAAGCTTCATGGAAAAAGTTAATAAGAGAAAAATAGTCCCTCAAAAAAAGAAGAGTGGTATTAGAATAAAATCTGTATTGTCAAAAATGTTTAATAACATGGCAAAGGTAACTTACGATATTAACAAAGAGGATGGAAACGTTATTGTTAATGTAGGATATGTTGAAAAGAAATACTATGATGACGTTGTAGAGATTTTAAAAGAAGCCTACAAAAAAGGGCTTGGTATTTCAGACAGATTTGGTATAAAAGAAGAAGATGGGTTAATAAAAATCTCTACTATTTGTGCATCTACACTTGATGGGATACTCTCTAACTATGGAATTCCAATAATTCCATGTTATGGTGGAGTTTTGGAGATTGGAGAAGAAAAAGAAAGGTTTATTGACATTATCTCCTATGAAGGTTCTTCGTTAGACCCTCATGAAGTATTTTTCAATAAAGTTGATTGTGAAACCTCAATACTTGCTGGGTTTAGAGAGGTTCCTATGTGTGCAAGGGAAGATTTGATAGATTTGGTTAAAGTTCTTGGTTGGAATGGAATAAAAGAGATTGGAAGGCCTAACAATGAGGTCTATGGTGTAAGTGTGGAGAAAAATATGTGTGGTGTCGTAACTATTGGAGGAATGAATCCATTGGCAATGATAAAAGAGCACGAAATACCAATAGAAATAAAGGCACTCCACGAAATAGTTAAGTTTTCTGAATTAGTCAAATATGATGAGATTTGA
- the gatB gene encoding Asp-tRNA(Asn)/Glu-tRNA(Gln) amidotransferase subunit GatB codes for MEDDVKMKCGLEIHVQVDTESKLFCKCPTNYKDVPPNTNVCPVCMGLPGAKPMPPNKKAVDVAIMVAKMLGCEIVINKDIYFQRKHYDYPDLPSGYQRTSVPIGVNGNFMGIGITEVHLEEDPGQYKPDLGLVDYNRSGTPLIEIVTEPDIKSPEEAREFLKQLMRLFRYIGCLRGEGSMRADVNISINYKGVQGNRVEVKNINSIKGVYKVLKYELIRQKNIIRRGGTVKRETRAFLESQMITKSMREKETAEDYRYIPDPDIQPIVIDEKWVKEVEEKMPETPLEKEKRFIREYGIREDDAKILVSDLELADAFEKVVAGLGKEKENINLAVTWIRNELKRVLQYNKIDFFESNIKVEHLIELIKLIKDKVISQKIGKKVIELLVEYRGEKSPKQIIDELGLTVITDEDTLEKACDEAIKNNPKAVEDYLNGNKPALNFLMGQVMKLTRGRADPKKVVEILKKKLDNQ; via the coding sequence ATGGAAGATGATGTAAAGATGAAATGTGGTCTTGAGATTCACGTTCAAGTTGATACAGAATCAAAACTTTTCTGCAAATGCCCTACAAACTATAAGGATGTTCCACCAAACACAAACGTATGTCCAGTTTGTATGGGTCTTCCAGGGGCTAAGCCAATGCCACCAAATAAAAAGGCAGTAGATGTTGCAATAATGGTTGCAAAGATGCTTGGATGCGAAATAGTCATCAATAAAGACATTTATTTCCAAAGGAAACACTATGATTACCCTGACTTGCCAAGTGGTTACCAAAGGACATCAGTGCCTATTGGAGTTAATGGAAACTTTATGGGCATTGGAATTACTGAGGTTCACTTAGAAGAGGACCCTGGGCAATATAAACCAGATTTGGGACTTGTTGATTACAACAGGAGTGGAACTCCATTAATTGAAATCGTTACAGAGCCAGACATAAAAAGCCCAGAGGAAGCAAGAGAATTTTTAAAACAACTTATGAGGTTGTTCAGATACATTGGCTGTTTAAGAGGAGAAGGTTCAATGAGGGCTGATGTAAACATCTCAATTAACTACAAAGGAGTCCAAGGAAACAGGGTCGAGGTAAAAAACATCAACTCAATAAAAGGAGTATACAAAGTTTTGAAATATGAATTAATTAGGCAGAAAAACATAATTAGAAGAGGAGGAACAGTTAAGAGGGAAACAAGGGCATTCTTAGAGAGCCAGATGATTACAAAATCAATGAGGGAAAAAGAGACAGCAGAGGACTATAGATATATCCCAGACCCAGATATTCAGCCAATAGTGATTGATGAAAAGTGGGTCAAGGAAGTTGAAGAAAAAATGCCTGAAACACCATTGGAAAAAGAAAAGAGATTCATTAGAGAATATGGTATTAGAGAGGATGATGCAAAAATCCTTGTTTCTGATTTGGAGTTAGCAGATGCTTTTGAAAAAGTCGTTGCTGGATTGGGTAAAGAAAAAGAAAACATAAACCTTGCTGTAACATGGATAAGAAATGAGTTGAAGAGGGTCTTACAATACAACAAGATTGATTTCTTTGAGAGTAACATAAAGGTCGAGCATTTAATTGAACTTATAAAATTGATAAAAGATAAGGTTATAAGCCAAAAGATTGGTAAGAAGGTTATTGAATTGTTAGTTGAATACAGAGGAGAGAAATCACCTAAGCAAATTATCGATGAACTTGGTTTAACAGTTATTACTGATGAGGACACATTAGAGAAGGCTTGTGATGAGGCAATTAAAAACAATCCTAAGGCAGTTGAGGATTACTTAAATGGTAATAAGCCAGCACTGAATTTCTTAATGGGTCAAGTTATGAAATTAACAAGAGGTAGAGCAGATCCTAAAAAAGTTGTTGAGATACTTAAGAAAAAGTTGGATAATCAATAA